The DNA window CCACCACCCCTTCGTATCTTCGCTCCACTCTTAACTCCTGTGAACTTGGTGTTTCCTTCCATCTTGGGTGGAGTGGCATAGGGTGAGGTGCGCGAGGGGTGGTGGGCACAATTTCGGGCACAGAACTTGCGTCGCATCCACCCCGCTTGAACCTCCCCGCCCACACAGCTGATCTGAAATGAAAAATCCGGACCACCATACCCCACCGGACACCTAATCCGCAACATCTCCGGATCCGTGGCCGAGTACGAACGCGAAATGATCCGGAAGCGTCTGGTACGGGAAAAGCGTTGCCAGGTAAGTCAGAGAGTGCAGATTACTGACAAGCTATATCCAGTCAACCCCCTAACATTCCTACGACACCGCTCTCGCTTCAATCGGGACATAGGGCCTGTTGTGCTTCAAGACCGAATAGATGACGTGCACCAGCTTATTCTGAACATGGCTCAGGGCGATGAAATGATGCTTACCCCGGGCTCTTTGTCGCTCATAGATCTGCCGGAACAGGGCGTCGCCCCGCATCCCAACAAAGCTCGCCATATGGAGGGCCCGCCGGAGATAGCGGGAGCCGCGCTTCGACATCTTGGCTTTGCCCTTGTGCATCCCTGACTCCACGAGGCGAGGATCGATCCCGGCGAAGGCG is part of the Candidatus Methylomirabilota bacterium genome and encodes:
- a CDS encoding transposase, whose amino-acid sequence is AFAGIDPRLVESGMHKGKAKMSKRGSRYLRRALHMASFVGMRGDALFRQIYERQRARGKHHFIALSHVQNKLVHVIYSVLKHNRPYVPIEARAVS